A single genomic interval of uncultured Cohaesibacter sp. harbors:
- the miaA gene encoding tRNA (adenosine(37)-N6)-dimethylallyltransferase MiaA: MIDSGTQNAKAPSAVLIAGPTASGKSSLALRLAQIVDGVIINADSMQIYDQLSILSARPTAAEMGDVEHRLYGYVDPAERYSVGRWLDDAVAAITDVRAGGQCPILVGGTGLYFKALLEGLNVVPDVPEPIRAHWESELDRMQSPEALHAILAERDPDMAATLKPADGQRILRALEILDATGKSLLEWQRNPVLRHNPAIAQGAMKLALCPPRDLVYKKIEARFDQMVELGGIREAVHMASLGLDPDLPAMKAIGVSYLADCDAGHLDYEEAIRLCKRDTRRYAKRQMTWIRNQMSDWPLFDTAEDAIAHFLIEMKK, encoded by the coding sequence GTGATTGATAGCGGAACACAGAATGCAAAGGCTCCGTCAGCGGTGTTGATAGCTGGGCCAACGGCCAGCGGCAAGTCTTCTCTTGCACTAAGGCTTGCACAAATCGTTGATGGCGTGATTATCAACGCCGATTCAATGCAGATTTATGACCAATTGTCCATTCTGTCAGCCCGCCCTACCGCCGCAGAGATGGGAGACGTGGAGCATCGGCTCTATGGCTATGTTGACCCGGCTGAGCGCTATTCCGTGGGCCGGTGGCTTGATGACGCAGTTGCGGCCATTACAGATGTCAGGGCAGGGGGGCAATGTCCCATTCTGGTTGGTGGCACGGGCCTCTATTTCAAAGCCCTGCTTGAGGGGCTCAATGTGGTGCCCGATGTGCCCGAACCCATTAGGGCCCACTGGGAGAGCGAACTTGACCGAATGCAGAGCCCTGAAGCGCTGCATGCAATCCTTGCCGAACGTGACCCGGACATGGCAGCCACACTCAAGCCCGCAGACGGGCAGCGCATTCTGCGGGCGCTGGAAATTCTCGATGCGACAGGCAAGTCCCTGCTGGAATGGCAAAGGAATCCTGTGCTGCGTCACAATCCAGCGATTGCGCAAGGGGCCATGAAGTTGGCGCTCTGTCCGCCGCGCGATCTGGTTTACAAGAAAATCGAGGCGCGTTTTGATCAGATGGTTGAACTGGGTGGCATCCGGGAGGCGGTTCATATGGCCAGCCTCGGGCTTGATCCGGACCTTCCTGCCATGAAGGCGATCGGCGTTTCCTATCTGGCGGACTGCGACGCGGGCCATCTTGACTATGAGGAGGCCATCCGCCTTTGCAAACGGGATACTCGCCGCTATGCAAAAAGACAGATGACCTGGATCCGCAATCAGATGTCAGATTGGCCCCTTTTTGACACCGCAGAGGATGCGATTGCCCATTTTTTGATAGAAATGAAAAAATAG
- the serB gene encoding phosphoserine phosphatase SerB, translating to MSFTLTLISAPADPAVSADLVAEVQSIIHVDTDFTWLMEGVACDFVIPHHPDYANLRAELFAALGGAPVDVIFQPSKGRKKKLLLADMDSTMIQQECIDELADEVGLKEKVSDITARAMRGEIEFEPALKERVGLLKGLSLDIVDKLFAERITFTPGGKALVHTMKANGAYCALVSGGFTHFTSRVREILGFDEDRANLLIEKEGLLTGEVGMPILGKDAKLARLNALIKEHKLAPSETMAVGDGANDLPMIMSAGAGVALHAKPKVAAQAEFVINHGDLTGLLFLQGYKAEDFVLA from the coding sequence ATGTCCTTCACCCTGACCCTCATTAGCGCGCCAGCTGACCCGGCCGTCAGCGCCGATCTTGTGGCTGAAGTTCAATCTATCATCCATGTCGATACAGATTTTACCTGGCTGATGGAAGGGGTCGCCTGTGATTTTGTTATCCCGCATCACCCCGATTATGCGAATTTGCGCGCCGAGCTGTTTGCTGCTCTGGGCGGGGCTCCTGTCGATGTAATCTTCCAGCCCAGCAAAGGCCGCAAGAAAAAGCTGCTGCTGGCAGATATGGATTCCACCATGATTCAGCAGGAATGCATCGACGAGCTGGCGGATGAAGTCGGCCTGAAGGAAAAAGTTTCCGACATCACCGCGCGCGCCATGCGCGGAGAGATCGAATTCGAACCCGCACTCAAGGAACGCGTTGGCCTGCTCAAGGGCCTCAGCCTTGATATCGTGGACAAGCTGTTTGCCGAGCGCATTACCTTCACGCCCGGAGGCAAGGCGCTGGTGCACACCATGAAGGCCAACGGCGCCTATTGTGCGCTTGTCTCGGGCGGCTTTACCCATTTCACATCGCGCGTGCGCGAAATCCTCGGGTTTGATGAAGACCGGGCCAATCTGCTGATTGAAAAAGAGGGCCTGCTAACAGGCGAGGTCGGCATGCCCATTCTGGGCAAGGATGCCAAGCTGGCCCGCCTCAACGCCCTCATCAAAGAACACAAGCTCGCCCCTTCAGAAACCATGGCCGTTGGTGACGGCGCCAACGATCTGCCCATGATCATGAGTGCAGGCGCTGGCGTTGCGCTGCATGCCAAGCCCAAGGTGGCCGCACAGGCCGAGTTCGTCATCAACCATGGCGACCTGACCGGTCTTCTGTTCCTGCAAGGCTACAAGGCTGAAGACTTTGTGCTTGCCTGA
- a CDS encoding Do family serine endopeptidase, with translation MACLLAFLLSLFLVASASAQQATQSASHETRRGPRSVADLAERLTPAVVNISTISLVAAEGAVPMPKVPDGSPFKKFFDDYFDEDSPELDSKRSMQSLGSGFVVGAEGLIVTNYHVISEADRINVKFHNGSNYRAELVGYDSKTDLALLKVDADKPLPTVSFGGAKDLRVGDWVMAIGNPFGLGGSVSIGIVSARNRIINNGPYDDFIQTDAAINRGNSGGPLFDMYGNVVGVNTAIISPTGSSIGLGFAIPSDIAQRVVQQLLDYGEARRGWLGVRIQELSVDLAEGLGVSEVRGALITWVDKDGPAFEAGLKSGDVILDYDGTRIERVRDLTRLVADTPAGKEVDVEFARKGQILSRRVIVAQQSEKERKTAQPPHMAPNGATLFGMSLSRLSAHVRRLHHLDDDVEGVVVSDVEAGSLAERKGIEAGMVIVEINQEIVSSPSNLIERLDRLKAEGKKTLLFLVAKPDGGELEFVSIKLEDVEGEGQLH, from the coding sequence TTGGCTTGCCTTTTGGCGTTTCTTTTGTCTCTGTTCCTTGTTGCTTCTGCTTCTGCCCAGCAAGCGACGCAGAGTGCATCCCATGAAACCCGGCGCGGACCAAGGAGTGTGGCAGATCTGGCGGAACGCCTGACGCCCGCCGTCGTCAATATTTCTACCATTTCGCTGGTCGCTGCCGAAGGGGCGGTGCCTATGCCCAAGGTGCCGGATGGGTCACCCTTCAAGAAATTCTTCGATGACTATTTTGATGAAGATTCCCCCGAGCTGGACAGCAAGCGGAGCATGCAGTCTTTGGGGTCCGGCTTCGTGGTCGGTGCTGAAGGGTTGATCGTGACCAACTATCACGTCATCTCGGAAGCAGACCGGATCAATGTCAAATTTCACAATGGGTCAAATTATCGCGCCGAGCTTGTCGGGTATGACAGCAAGACGGATCTGGCTCTGCTCAAGGTCGATGCAGACAAACCGCTTCCGACCGTCTCTTTCGGTGGCGCGAAAGATTTGCGCGTTGGCGATTGGGTCATGGCGATCGGCAACCCCTTCGGGCTTGGCGGCTCGGTTTCCATCGGCATTGTTTCGGCGCGCAACCGGATCATCAATAACGGACCCTATGATGACTTCATCCAGACGGATGCGGCGATCAACCGTGGCAATTCGGGCGGGCCGCTGTTTGATATGTATGGCAATGTCGTCGGGGTGAATACGGCGATCATCTCACCCACCGGCTCTTCCATTGGATTGGGCTTTGCCATTCCTTCCGATATCGCGCAGCGGGTGGTGCAGCAGCTTCTTGATTATGGTGAGGCCCGGCGTGGCTGGCTTGGGGTTCGCATTCAGGAGCTGTCTGTGGATCTGGCAGAAGGGCTGGGCGTCAGTGAAGTGCGCGGGGCGCTCATTACATGGGTGGACAAGGACGGACCGGCTTTTGAAGCGGGGCTTAAATCCGGCGATGTCATTCTGGACTATGATGGCACCCGGATCGAGCGGGTGCGCGACTTGACGCGTCTGGTTGCCGATACGCCAGCTGGCAAGGAAGTGGATGTCGAGTTCGCCCGCAAAGGGCAAATTTTGAGCCGCAGGGTGATCGTTGCCCAACAATCGGAAAAAGAGCGCAAGACGGCGCAACCGCCTCATATGGCCCCCAATGGAGCAACGCTCTTTGGTATGTCTCTTTCGCGGCTCAGTGCACATGTGCGGCGGCTGCATCATCTTGATGATGATGTGGAGGGCGTTGTGGTGTCCGATGTCGAGGCAGGGAGCCTCGCTGAGCGCAAGGGGATCGAGGCCGGAATGGTCATCGTCGAGATCAATCAGGAAATCGTCTCTTCGCCCAGCAACCTGATTGAGCGCCTTGATCGTCTGAAGGCCGAGGGCAAGAAGACTCTGCTATTTCTTGTGGCCAAGCCTGATGGTGGAGAGCTGGAATTTGTCTCCATCAAGCTTGAGGATGTTGAAGGCGAAGGCCAGCTACACTGA
- a CDS encoding DUF2065 domain-containing protein, giving the protein MSDFLAAIGLVFVIEGFLWAAMPRSMKRMMLEVATIPGGNLRIGGLVAMVFGVLVVWMIRG; this is encoded by the coding sequence ATGTCAGATTTTCTAGCTGCAATCGGTCTGGTCTTCGTAATTGAGGGCTTTTTATGGGCCGCTATGCCACGCAGCATGAAGCGCATGATGCTGGAAGTCGCGACAATCCCCGGCGGCAATCTTAGAATCGGTGGGCTTGTTGCCATGGTGTTTGGGGTTTTGGTGGTCTGGATGATCCGCGGCTGA
- a CDS encoding protease modulator HflC → MSVKSVFALVIAAVIAVLLYGSVFLIYPHEQAVVTQFGRIERAVREPGLYFKTPFIQSVEYLDKRARYLEQSEREVIASGKKRLLVDSFARYQITDPIVFKRQAKFLSNFESQLNGFMEASLRDVVAEYTFKDIVRDKRDELVELIRKSVDEKTQRLGVSLVDYRIRRADLPQENSEAVYRQMQTERQQEANGIRADGEKLSQQIRSVADRNATVIIANAKRDAEIQRGVGDALRNNIFAAAYGKNADFFEFYRTMKAYENSLSNGDTRLVLSPDGEFFSYFNNAGDSPAAIAPAADASSDAAEPVAPATADAPATPAISPSVAPDGTEAPAVSTN, encoded by the coding sequence ATGTCTGTAAAATCTGTCTTTGCTCTGGTTATTGCCGCTGTCATTGCCGTTCTGTTGTATGGGTCTGTGTTCCTGATCTATCCGCATGAACAGGCTGTTGTGACCCAGTTTGGCCGCATCGAGCGGGCCGTTCGTGAACCGGGTCTGTATTTCAAGACGCCGTTCATTCAGAGCGTGGAATATCTGGACAAGCGTGCGCGCTATCTGGAACAGTCCGAGCGCGAGGTTATTGCCTCTGGGAAAAAACGCCTGCTGGTAGATTCTTTTGCGCGCTATCAGATCACCGATCCGATCGTGTTCAAGCGTCAGGCCAAGTTTCTGTCCAACTTCGAAAGTCAGTTGAACGGCTTTATGGAAGCATCGCTGCGTGACGTTGTTGCCGAATATACCTTCAAGGATATCGTGCGCGACAAACGTGACGAACTGGTCGAACTGATCCGCAAGAGCGTGGATGAGAAGACACAGCGTCTTGGGGTGTCTCTGGTTGACTATCGCATTCGTCGTGCTGACCTGCCTCAGGAAAACTCCGAGGCTGTCTACCGTCAGATGCAGACTGAACGTCAGCAGGAAGCCAATGGTATTCGCGCCGATGGTGAGAAGCTCTCCCAGCAGATCCGCTCTGTAGCTGATCGTAATGCAACGGTTATTATAGCCAATGCAAAAAGGGATGCTGAAATCCAGCGTGGTGTTGGTGATGCGCTTCGAAACAACATCTTCGCAGCGGCTTATGGCAAGAATGCGGACTTCTTCGAGTTCTACCGCACCATGAAGGCTTATGAAAACAGCCTGTCCAATGGGGATACGCGTCTGGTTCTGTCGCCAGATGGTGAGTTCTTCAGCTACTTCAACAATGCTGGTGACTCTCCTGCCGCGATTGCGCCGGCTGCTGACGCTTCTTCTGATGCAGCAGAGCCGGTCGCTCCAGCTACCGCCGATGCCCCTGCCACTCCGGCTATTAGCCCAAGCGTTGCTCCGGATGGTACAGAAGCCCCTGCGGTCTCTACCAACTGA
- the hflK gene encoding FtsH protease activity modulator HflK — translation MPWNNQNGGNGGPWGGGGGGRNGGPWGQGPQNQGPNPPDLEEMIRKGQERLKQVFPGGGGSGGGSLGLKGIGLLALGAVAIWMATGFYTVKEGELGVELLLGEPIAVSTSGLNYNLPYPIGRAETVNVDQIRDVTIGSREFSNQRGSVSKRDVPEESLMLTGDENIIDVDFKVQWNIKDPEAYLFNVDSPEIAVKQVVESAMREIVGRNTMDEVQTGDRVAIQVAARELTQKMLDKYDAGVNIIQVQLQGVEPPEQVIDAFRDVQTAKADKVRMQNEAQAYANKVVPEAEGQAAKILEAANAYREQTVADARGQAQRFTEILGEYEKAPAITRKRLYLETMEQVLGSSEKIILDSKSEGGSGVVPYLPLNELTKKAGN, via the coding sequence ATGCCTTGGAACAATCAGAATGGTGGTAACGGAGGCCCTTGGGGGGGCGGCGGCGGTGGCCGCAATGGTGGTCCTTGGGGGCAAGGTCCTCAGAATCAGGGTCCAAATCCGCCAGATCTAGAGGAAATGATCCGCAAGGGGCAGGAGCGCCTTAAGCAGGTATTCCCAGGTGGTGGCGGTTCGGGCGGTGGATCGCTCGGCCTCAAGGGCATTGGCCTGTTGGCTCTGGGTGCTGTCGCAATCTGGATGGCGACCGGCTTCTATACAGTCAAGGAAGGGGAGCTGGGCGTTGAATTGCTGCTCGGTGAACCGATTGCCGTTTCGACCTCTGGTCTGAACTATAACTTGCCTTATCCGATCGGTCGCGCCGAGACGGTCAACGTTGACCAGATTCGTGATGTGACCATTGGTTCCCGCGAGTTTTCCAATCAGCGCGGTTCTGTCAGCAAGCGTGACGTGCCCGAAGAAAGCCTGATGCTGACCGGTGACGAAAACATCATCGATGTGGACTTCAAGGTTCAGTGGAACATCAAGGATCCCGAAGCCTATCTGTTCAATGTTGACAGCCCTGAAATCGCGGTCAAGCAGGTTGTGGAATCTGCCATGCGCGAAATCGTTGGTCGCAACACCATGGACGAAGTGCAGACCGGGGACCGTGTTGCCATTCAGGTGGCCGCTCGTGAGCTGACCCAGAAGATGCTCGATAAATATGACGCGGGCGTCAACATCATTCAGGTTCAGTTGCAGGGCGTTGAGCCTCCAGAACAGGTGATTGATGCGTTCCGTGATGTGCAGACGGCCAAGGCCGACAAGGTGCGCATGCAGAACGAAGCACAGGCTTATGCCAACAAGGTTGTTCCGGAAGCAGAAGGTCAGGCAGCCAAGATTCTTGAAGCCGCTAATGCCTATCGTGAGCAGACGGTTGCGGACGCTCGTGGTCAGGCCCAGCGCTTTACCGAAATTCTTGGTGAATATGAAAAGGCACCAGCGATTACACGCAAGCGTCTCTATCTGGAGACCATGGAGCAGGTTTTGGGTAGTTCCGAAAAGATCATCCTTGATAGCAAGTCTGAAGGCGGTTCGGGCGTCGTTCCTTATTTGCCGCTCAATGAACTGACCAAGAAAGCGGGGAACTGA
- a CDS encoding dihydrofolate reductase, with amino-acid sequence MGGHTEPRIVFHYAVADNGVIGKDNAMPWHVSSDLKRFKAMTMGRPLIMGRRTFQSIGRPLPGRTNIVVSRDPDFQADGIEIVASIDAALDRAKAIILEDGGDEIAVIGGGSIYNALWDRADRLYVTHVHAEPEGDTFLPAIDADRWSEVSREPTVQNENDSAAMTFAIYEKAAS; translated from the coding sequence ATGGGCGGACACACCGAACCGAGGATCGTTTTTCATTATGCGGTTGCCGACAACGGCGTGATTGGCAAGGATAATGCCATGCCCTGGCATGTGTCCTCCGATCTCAAGCGCTTCAAGGCGATGACCATGGGCCGACCGCTCATCATGGGGCGGCGAACCTTTCAGTCAATTGGCAGACCCTTGCCCGGTCGCACGAATATCGTCGTTTCACGCGATCCTGACTTCCAAGCCGATGGCATCGAAATCGTGGCGTCCATTGACGCTGCTTTGGATCGTGCCAAAGCCATCATACTGGAAGATGGTGGTGACGAGATTGCGGTGATCGGTGGGGGCTCTATTTATAATGCACTCTGGGATCGGGCGGATCGGCTCTATGTGACCCATGTGCATGCCGAGCCGGAAGGGGACACCTTTCTGCCTGCAATCGATGCGGATAGATGGTCTGAAGTCTCGCGAGAACCGACTGTGCAGAATGAGAATGACAGCGCGGCGATGACCTTTGCCATTTATGAAAAGGCTGCGTCATAA
- a CDS encoding thymidylate synthase, with protein MQTYLDLLAHILENGADKGDRTGTGTRSVFGYQMRFDLAKGFPLLTTKKLHLRSIIHELLWFLAGDTNIGYLKENKVRIWDEWADENGDLGPVYGHQWRSWPARDGGTIDQISQLIEQIKTNPDSRRLIVTAWNPADVDRMALPPCHCLFQFYVANGRLSCQLYQRSADVFLGVPFNIASYALLTMMVAQVCDLEPGDFVHSLGDAHLYSNHFEQARLQLTREPRSLPIMTINPDKRDIFDFVFEDFELSAYDPHPHIAAAVAV; from the coding sequence ATGCAGACCTATCTCGATTTGCTGGCCCATATTCTGGAAAATGGTGCCGATAAGGGGGATCGCACCGGCACCGGTACGCGCTCTGTGTTTGGCTATCAGATGCGATTCGATCTGGCGAAGGGCTTTCCGCTTCTGACCACGAAGAAGCTTCATCTGCGCTCGATCATTCATGAGTTGTTGTGGTTCCTGGCCGGAGATACCAATATTGGCTATCTCAAGGAAAACAAGGTGCGCATCTGGGATGAATGGGCCGACGAGAATGGCGATCTGGGGCCTGTCTATGGTCACCAGTGGCGCTCTTGGCCTGCGCGCGATGGCGGCACGATAGATCAGATCAGCCAGCTCATCGAACAGATCAAGACCAATCCGGATAGTCGTCGCCTGATCGTTACGGCCTGGAACCCGGCGGACGTGGATCGCATGGCGTTGCCTCCCTGTCATTGCCTGTTCCAGTTCTATGTCGCCAACGGGCGCCTTTCCTGCCAGCTGTATCAACGGTCTGCGGATGTTTTCCTAGGTGTGCCGTTCAATATTGCCTCCTATGCGCTCCTCACGATGATGGTAGCGCAGGTGTGCGATCTGGAGCCGGGGGATTTCGTGCACAGCCTTGGGGACGCGCATCTTTATTCCAACCATTTTGAACAGGCGCGCCTGCAGTTGACCCGCGAGCCGAGGTCTCTGCCGATCATGACGATCAACCCTGACAAGCGCGATATCTTTGATTTTGTCTTCGAGGATTTCGAACTGAGTGCCTATGATCCGCACCCGCATATCGCTGCGGCTGTTGCCGTTTAA
- a CDS encoding SspB family protein, whose product MSEDLIRYDILAQDALRGVVKTVLTEVARTGLPGEHHFYITFNTQAPGVRISPRLLEKYPDDMTIVLQHQFWDLQANDQAIEIGLSFDGIPEKLYIPYTAIITFIDPSVHFSLQFEIEMEEEIENPEEQGEGGDDDVLTVLAPNEEEFSMPAEPATSDDKKESASDDEESSDEADKADKEKEGAEVVSLDAFRKK is encoded by the coding sequence ATGAGCGAAGACCTGATCCGGTATGACATCCTTGCACAGGATGCGTTGCGCGGCGTGGTTAAAACGGTCCTGACAGAGGTTGCACGCACAGGCCTGCCCGGCGAGCATCATTTCTACATCACCTTTAACACCCAAGCGCCCGGCGTACGCATTTCGCCAAGGCTTCTGGAAAAATATCCCGATGACATGACCATTGTCTTGCAGCACCAGTTTTGGGATCTGCAGGCCAACGATCAGGCCATTGAGATTGGGTTGTCCTTCGATGGTATTCCCGAAAAGCTCTATATTCCTTATACGGCAATCATCACCTTCATCGATCCTAGCGTCCATTTCTCTCTCCAGTTCGAGATCGAGATGGAAGAAGAAATCGAAAATCCTGAAGAACAGGGCGAAGGCGGCGATGATGATGTACTGACGGTGCTGGCTCCCAACGAGGAAGAATTCTCGATGCCAGCAGAACCTGCCACTTCGGATGACAAAAAGGAAAGCGCTTCCGATGACGAGGAAAGCTCCGATGAAGCCGACAAGGCAGACAAGGAAAAAGAAGGGGCTGAAGTTGTCTCTCTGGATGCCTTCCGCAAGAAATAA
- a CDS encoding DUF4169 family protein, with amino-acid sequence MGNVINLRQARKAKARTEKEKKAEANRARFGQTKAQKTKQRFETDKLERHLDGHKRKALDDDVSQTDDKSE; translated from the coding sequence ATGGGCAACGTCATAAATCTCAGACAAGCGCGCAAAGCCAAGGCGCGCACCGAGAAAGAGAAGAAGGCCGAAGCCAACCGCGCCCGCTTTGGCCAGACCAAGGCACAGAAGACCAAACAGCGCTTTGAGACGGATAAGCTGGAGCGCCATCTCGATGGCCACAAGCGCAAGGCTCTGGACGACGACGTATCCCAAACGGACGACAAGAGCGAATAA
- a CDS encoding ribbon-helix-helix domain-containing protein, translating into MKKHSVTIAGHRTSISLEDEFWQGLKALADSRNKSLADIIRQIDKDRGRNNLSSAIRISVLDYYKSRIPAQLDASIPDGGRQ; encoded by the coding sequence ATGAAAAAGCACTCCGTTACCATCGCTGGCCATCGTACGTCCATCTCTCTGGAAGACGAATTCTGGCAAGGCCTGAAGGCTTTGGCCGATAGTCGCAACAAGTCTCTGGCGGACATCATCCGCCAGATCGACAAGGACCGAGGGAGAAACAATCTCTCCTCAGCCATCCGCATCTCGGTTCTGGACTATTACAAATCCCGCATTCCCGCGCAGCTTGATGCTTCCATCCCCGATGGCGGGCGTCAATAA